A genome region from Panicum virgatum strain AP13 chromosome 4K, P.virgatum_v5, whole genome shotgun sequence includes the following:
- the LOC120703340 gene encoding zinc finger protein CONSTANS-LIKE 9-like isoform X4, with product MMGALCDFCGEQRSMVYCRSDAASLCLSCDRNVHSANALSRRHTRSLLCDRCASQPATVRCLVENASLCQNCDWNGHATGSSAAGHKRQTINCYSGCPSSAELSRIWSFVSDIPNVAPEPNCEQGISMMSISDSGVSNQDNAAGDNNLFDIVSATLMSDLDTCDKPFVGSSLGAGVNLLPLAPDQTAGTEDSTTIKVLYTPDKDMFSKDSIYEDFCVDDVDLAFENYEELFGTSHIQMEQLFDDAGIDSYFEVKEVPAGDSTEPKLMQPANSNAVSADSGMSNPGVKGDSSVCIPPRQARSSLSLSFSGFTGESSAGDHQDCVVSSLLLMGEPPWQPPGPEGSIAGGSRDSALTRYKEKKKRRKFDKKIRYASRKARADVRKRVKGRFVKAGEAYDYDPLSQTRSY from the exons ATGATGGGCGCTCTCTGCGATTTCTGTGGGGAGCAGAGGTCCATGGTTTACTGCCGATCAGATGCAGCATCCTTGTGTTTATCATGCGACCGTAATGTGCATTCAGCTAATGCTCTTTCTCGGCGCCATACAAGGTCCCTTTTATGTGATCGGTGTGCTTCACAGCCTGCTACAGTCCGCTGTCTAGTGGAGAATGCCTCGCTTTGCCAAAATTGTGATTGGAATGGCCACGCTACAGGATCCTCAGCTGCTGGACACAAAAGGCAGACTATAAATTGCTACTCAGGGTGTCCATCATCTGCAGAACTTTCTAGAATCTGGTCCTTCGTTTCAGATATTCCTAATGTGGCACCTGAGCCCAACTGTGAGCAAGGGATAAGCATGATGAGCATCAGCGACAGTGGTGTCAGTAATCAAGACAATGCTGCAGGGGACAATAATTTGTTTGATATAGTTAGTGCAACACTTATGAGTGATCTTGATACTTGTGACAAGCCTTTTGTAGGCTCCTCTTTAGGAGCTGGAGTGAACCTGCTTCCACTTGCTCCTGATCAGACAGCTGGAACCGAGGATTCAACAACAATTAAG GTTCTCTATACGCCAGATAAAGATATGTTTAGCAAGGACAGCATATATGAAGATTTTTGTGTGGACGATGTTGACCTTGCTTTCGAAAATTATGAAGAATTATTTGGTACCTCACATATTCAAATGGAGCAACTCTTTGATGACGCTGGAATCGACAGTTACTTTGAAGTGAAGGAAGTGCCTGCTGGGGATTCCACTGAG CCCAAGCTGATGCAGCCTGCCAATAGTAATGCAGTATCTGCTGACTCTGGGATGTCGAACCCAGGAGTGAAAGGTGATTCTAGTGTTTGCATCCCTCCAAGGCAGGCTAGGTCCAGCCTGTCTCTTTCATTTTCTGGTTTTACTGGTGAGAGCAGTGCTGGAGATCACCAAGATTGTGTAGTATCATCACTGCTCCTTATGGGTGAGCCTCCTTGGCAGCCTCCTGGCCCTGAGGGCTCAATTGCTGGAGGTAGCAGAGACAGTGCTCTTACACGAtataaggagaagaagaagagaagaaa GTTTGACAAGAAGATCAGGTATGCTTCTCGCAAGGCTAGGGCTGATGTGAGAAAGAGGGTGAAGGGACGGTTTGTTAAGGCTGGTGAAGCATATGACTATGATCCTCTCAGCCAAACAAGGAGTTACTGA
- the LOC120703340 gene encoding zinc finger protein CONSTANS-LIKE 9-like isoform X2 has protein sequence MMGALCDFCGEQRSMVYCRSDAASLCLSCDRNVHSANALSRRHTRSLLCDRCASQPATVRCLVENASLCQNCDWNGHATGSSAAGHKRQTINCYSGCPSSAELSRIWSFVSDIPNVAPEPNCEQGISMMSISDSGVSNQDNAAGDNNLFDIVSATLMSDLDTCDKPFVGSSLGAGVNLLPLAPDQTAGTEDSTTIKDCLVQVLYTPDKDMFSKDSIYEDFCVDDVDLAFENYEELFGTSHIQMEQLFDDAGIDSYFEVKEVPAGDSTEPKLMQPANSNAVSADSGMSNPGVKGDSSVCIPPRQARSSLSLSFSGFTGESSAGDHQDCVVSSLLLMGEPPWQPPGPEGSIAGGSRDSALTRYKEKKKRRKFDKKIRYASRKARADVRKRVKGRFVKAGEAYDYDPLSQTRSY, from the exons ATGATGGGCGCTCTCTGCGATTTCTGTGGGGAGCAGAGGTCCATGGTTTACTGCCGATCAGATGCAGCATCCTTGTGTTTATCATGCGACCGTAATGTGCATTCAGCTAATGCTCTTTCTCGGCGCCATACAAGGTCCCTTTTATGTGATCGGTGTGCTTCACAGCCTGCTACAGTCCGCTGTCTAGTGGAGAATGCCTCGCTTTGCCAAAATTGTGATTGGAATGGCCACGCTACAGGATCCTCAGCTGCTGGACACAAAAGGCAGACTATAAATTGCTACTCAGGGTGTCCATCATCTGCAGAACTTTCTAGAATCTGGTCCTTCGTTTCAGATATTCCTAATGTGGCACCTGAGCCCAACTGTGAGCAAGGGATAAGCATGATGAGCATCAGCGACAGTGGTGTCAGTAATCAAGACAATGCTGCAGGGGACAATAATTTGTTTGATATAGTTAGTGCAACACTTATGAGTGATCTTGATACTTGTGACAAGCCTTTTGTAGGCTCCTCTTTAGGAGCTGGAGTGAACCTGCTTCCACTTGCTCCTGATCAGACAGCTGGAACCGAGGATTCAACAACAATTAAG GATTGTCTTGTACAGGTTCTCTATACGCCAGATAAAGATATGTTTAGCAAGGACAGCATATATGAAGATTTTTGTGTGGACGATGTTGACCTTGCTTTCGAAAATTATGAAGAATTATTTGGTACCTCACATATTCAAATGGAGCAACTCTTTGATGACGCTGGAATCGACAGTTACTTTGAAGTGAAGGAAGTGCCTGCTGGGGATTCCACTGAG CCCAAGCTGATGCAGCCTGCCAATAGTAATGCAGTATCTGCTGACTCTGGGATGTCGAACCCAGGAGTGAAAGGTGATTCTAGTGTTTGCATCCCTCCAAGGCAGGCTAGGTCCAGCCTGTCTCTTTCATTTTCTGGTTTTACTGGTGAGAGCAGTGCTGGAGATCACCAAGATTGTGTAGTATCATCACTGCTCCTTATGGGTGAGCCTCCTTGGCAGCCTCCTGGCCCTGAGGGCTCAATTGCTGGAGGTAGCAGAGACAGTGCTCTTACACGAtataaggagaagaagaagagaagaaa GTTTGACAAGAAGATCAGGTATGCTTCTCGCAAGGCTAGGGCTGATGTGAGAAAGAGGGTGAAGGGACGGTTTGTTAAGGCTGGTGAAGCATATGACTATGATCCTCTCAGCCAAACAAGGAGTTACTGA
- the LOC120703340 gene encoding zinc finger protein CONSTANS-LIKE 9-like isoform X1 — protein sequence MMGALCDFCGEQRSMVYCRSDAASLCLSCDRNVHSANALSRRHTRSLLCDRCASQPATVRCLVENASLCQNCDWNGHATGSSAAGHKRQTINCYSGCPSSAELSRIWSFVSDIPNVAPEPNCEQGISMMSISDSGVSNQDNAAGDNNLFDIVSATLMSDLDTCDKPFVGSSLGAGVNLLPLAPDQTAGTEDSTTIKDCLVQVLYTPDKDMFSKDSIYEDFCVDDVDLAFENYEELFGTSHIQMEQLFDDAGIDSYFEVKEVPAGDSTEQPKLMQPANSNAVSADSGMSNPGVKGDSSVCIPPRQARSSLSLSFSGFTGESSAGDHQDCVVSSLLLMGEPPWQPPGPEGSIAGGSRDSALTRYKEKKKRRKFDKKIRYASRKARADVRKRVKGRFVKAGEAYDYDPLSQTRSY from the exons ATGATGGGCGCTCTCTGCGATTTCTGTGGGGAGCAGAGGTCCATGGTTTACTGCCGATCAGATGCAGCATCCTTGTGTTTATCATGCGACCGTAATGTGCATTCAGCTAATGCTCTTTCTCGGCGCCATACAAGGTCCCTTTTATGTGATCGGTGTGCTTCACAGCCTGCTACAGTCCGCTGTCTAGTGGAGAATGCCTCGCTTTGCCAAAATTGTGATTGGAATGGCCACGCTACAGGATCCTCAGCTGCTGGACACAAAAGGCAGACTATAAATTGCTACTCAGGGTGTCCATCATCTGCAGAACTTTCTAGAATCTGGTCCTTCGTTTCAGATATTCCTAATGTGGCACCTGAGCCCAACTGTGAGCAAGGGATAAGCATGATGAGCATCAGCGACAGTGGTGTCAGTAATCAAGACAATGCTGCAGGGGACAATAATTTGTTTGATATAGTTAGTGCAACACTTATGAGTGATCTTGATACTTGTGACAAGCCTTTTGTAGGCTCCTCTTTAGGAGCTGGAGTGAACCTGCTTCCACTTGCTCCTGATCAGACAGCTGGAACCGAGGATTCAACAACAATTAAG GATTGTCTTGTACAGGTTCTCTATACGCCAGATAAAGATATGTTTAGCAAGGACAGCATATATGAAGATTTTTGTGTGGACGATGTTGACCTTGCTTTCGAAAATTATGAAGAATTATTTGGTACCTCACATATTCAAATGGAGCAACTCTTTGATGACGCTGGAATCGACAGTTACTTTGAAGTGAAGGAAGTGCCTGCTGGGGATTCCACTGAG CAGCCCAAGCTGATGCAGCCTGCCAATAGTAATGCAGTATCTGCTGACTCTGGGATGTCGAACCCAGGAGTGAAAGGTGATTCTAGTGTTTGCATCCCTCCAAGGCAGGCTAGGTCCAGCCTGTCTCTTTCATTTTCTGGTTTTACTGGTGAGAGCAGTGCTGGAGATCACCAAGATTGTGTAGTATCATCACTGCTCCTTATGGGTGAGCCTCCTTGGCAGCCTCCTGGCCCTGAGGGCTCAATTGCTGGAGGTAGCAGAGACAGTGCTCTTACACGAtataaggagaagaagaagagaagaaa GTTTGACAAGAAGATCAGGTATGCTTCTCGCAAGGCTAGGGCTGATGTGAGAAAGAGGGTGAAGGGACGGTTTGTTAAGGCTGGTGAAGCATATGACTATGATCCTCTCAGCCAAACAAGGAGTTACTGA
- the LOC120703340 gene encoding zinc finger protein CONSTANS-LIKE 9-like isoform X3: MMGALCDFCGEQRSMVYCRSDAASLCLSCDRNVHSANALSRRHTRSLLCDRCASQPATVRCLVENASLCQNCDWNGHATGSSAAGHKRQTINCYSGCPSSAELSRIWSFVSDIPNVAPEPNCEQGISMMSISDSGVSNQDNAAGDNNLFDIVSATLMSDLDTCDKPFVGSSLGAGVNLLPLAPDQTAGTEDSTTIKVLYTPDKDMFSKDSIYEDFCVDDVDLAFENYEELFGTSHIQMEQLFDDAGIDSYFEVKEVPAGDSTEQPKLMQPANSNAVSADSGMSNPGVKGDSSVCIPPRQARSSLSLSFSGFTGESSAGDHQDCVVSSLLLMGEPPWQPPGPEGSIAGGSRDSALTRYKEKKKRRKFDKKIRYASRKARADVRKRVKGRFVKAGEAYDYDPLSQTRSY, from the exons ATGATGGGCGCTCTCTGCGATTTCTGTGGGGAGCAGAGGTCCATGGTTTACTGCCGATCAGATGCAGCATCCTTGTGTTTATCATGCGACCGTAATGTGCATTCAGCTAATGCTCTTTCTCGGCGCCATACAAGGTCCCTTTTATGTGATCGGTGTGCTTCACAGCCTGCTACAGTCCGCTGTCTAGTGGAGAATGCCTCGCTTTGCCAAAATTGTGATTGGAATGGCCACGCTACAGGATCCTCAGCTGCTGGACACAAAAGGCAGACTATAAATTGCTACTCAGGGTGTCCATCATCTGCAGAACTTTCTAGAATCTGGTCCTTCGTTTCAGATATTCCTAATGTGGCACCTGAGCCCAACTGTGAGCAAGGGATAAGCATGATGAGCATCAGCGACAGTGGTGTCAGTAATCAAGACAATGCTGCAGGGGACAATAATTTGTTTGATATAGTTAGTGCAACACTTATGAGTGATCTTGATACTTGTGACAAGCCTTTTGTAGGCTCCTCTTTAGGAGCTGGAGTGAACCTGCTTCCACTTGCTCCTGATCAGACAGCTGGAACCGAGGATTCAACAACAATTAAG GTTCTCTATACGCCAGATAAAGATATGTTTAGCAAGGACAGCATATATGAAGATTTTTGTGTGGACGATGTTGACCTTGCTTTCGAAAATTATGAAGAATTATTTGGTACCTCACATATTCAAATGGAGCAACTCTTTGATGACGCTGGAATCGACAGTTACTTTGAAGTGAAGGAAGTGCCTGCTGGGGATTCCACTGAG CAGCCCAAGCTGATGCAGCCTGCCAATAGTAATGCAGTATCTGCTGACTCTGGGATGTCGAACCCAGGAGTGAAAGGTGATTCTAGTGTTTGCATCCCTCCAAGGCAGGCTAGGTCCAGCCTGTCTCTTTCATTTTCTGGTTTTACTGGTGAGAGCAGTGCTGGAGATCACCAAGATTGTGTAGTATCATCACTGCTCCTTATGGGTGAGCCTCCTTGGCAGCCTCCTGGCCCTGAGGGCTCAATTGCTGGAGGTAGCAGAGACAGTGCTCTTACACGAtataaggagaagaagaagagaagaaa GTTTGACAAGAAGATCAGGTATGCTTCTCGCAAGGCTAGGGCTGATGTGAGAAAGAGGGTGAAGGGACGGTTTGTTAAGGCTGGTGAAGCATATGACTATGATCCTCTCAGCCAAACAAGGAGTTACTGA